Proteins encoded in a region of the Methanofollis tationis genome:
- a CDS encoding pyruvate kinase alpha/beta domain-containing protein yields MGYITRNTYYFDKPGEANTADAARFAVERAREAGIGTVVVASTSGSTALSFLEAIAGTGLRLVVVTHVVGFSTPGVREFDEKAAETLQAAGATIVTGTHALSGLERAISRSPRLGGASRTEAIAEALRRTVAVGLKVAVECVLIAADQGAIRVDEEVVAVGGTMSGADTVCVIRPAHTATFFDLQVREIVAMPRNR; encoded by the coding sequence ATGGGCTACATCACGCGGAATACCTATTACTTCGATAAGCCGGGCGAAGCGAACACCGCGGACGCCGCACGCTTTGCGGTCGAGCGCGCGCGGGAGGCCGGGATCGGGACGGTGGTCGTGGCCAGCACCTCGGGCAGCACCGCCCTTTCGTTCCTCGAAGCGATTGCGGGCACGGGCCTCCGCCTCGTCGTGGTGACGCATGTGGTCGGGTTCTCGACGCCGGGTGTCAGGGAGTTCGACGAAAAGGCGGCTGAAACGCTTCAGGCGGCCGGGGCAACGATCGTCACCGGCACCCACGCTCTCTCCGGTCTCGAGCGGGCGATCTCCCGCTCGCCGAGACTCGGCGGGGCCTCAAGGACCGAGGCGATCGCCGAGGCGTTGCGGCGCACCGTCGCCGTCGGCCTGAAGGTGGCCGTCGAGTGCGTGCTCATCGCCGCCGACCAGGGAGCGATCCGGGTGGACGAGGAGGTCGTCGCCGTCGGCGGGACGATGAGCGGCGCCGACACCGTCTGCGTCATCAGGCCGGCCCACACAGCAACGTTCTTCGACCTGCAGGTGCGCGAGATCGTCGCCATGCCCAGGAACCGGTAA
- a CDS encoding DUF7847 domain-containing protein: protein MVFASFRKALGLLVKMPLIWTAGIVVGITAGLDIYLELSGETFFAGKVLLFGLLLIPFFVAGSLGAIRRNDGSPAVFLEEGKKHYFRVLLPAVFLLFAAIVTIFLVAVPLSIILGENAVEAAGSTALGVILSFALFAYFYDTAAVRDELGVFASLQRSAAFVLTAFTRTVLFYAANVAALLLVGFGAVFLWTALLYDRLAPLAESGELALMDTANATAVQAQFAALLGPEGIWVTALVYAVVIALFLPFAIAFKAAFYESRGAVEAAASQVGEYDEKGRWYRY, encoded by the coding sequence ATGGTCTTCGCATCGTTCAGGAAGGCCCTGGGCCTCCTCGTAAAAATGCCGCTGATCTGGACGGCCGGCATCGTCGTTGGGATCACCGCAGGGCTCGACATCTATCTCGAACTCTCGGGGGAGACCTTCTTTGCCGGGAAGGTCCTCCTCTTCGGGCTTCTCCTCATCCCCTTCTTCGTCGCCGGGAGTCTCGGGGCGATCAGGCGGAATGACGGGAGTCCGGCAGTATTTCTGGAGGAGGGGAAGAAACACTACTTCCGGGTCCTCCTCCCCGCCGTCTTCCTCCTGTTTGCGGCGATCGTAACCATCTTCCTGGTGGCCGTGCCGCTCTCGATCATTCTCGGGGAGAACGCCGTCGAAGCGGCGGGCTCGACGGCACTGGGCGTGATCCTCTCGTTCGCCCTCTTCGCGTACTTCTACGACACGGCGGCGGTCCGGGACGAACTGGGCGTCTTCGCCTCCCTCCAGCGGAGTGCGGCCTTCGTCCTCACCGCCTTTACACGGACTGTTCTTTTCTATGCGGCAAATGTTGCGGCGCTCCTCCTCGTCGGGTTCGGGGCGGTCTTCCTCTGGACGGCGCTGCTCTACGACCGCCTCGCCCCCCTGGCCGAGAGCGGGGAACTGGCCCTCATGGACACCGCCAACGCCACGGCGGTGCAGGCGCAGTTTGCCGCCCTCCTCGGTCCCGAGGGGATCTGGGTGACCGCTCTCGTCTATGCCGTCGTGATCGCTCTCTTCCTCCCCTTCGCCATCGCCTTCAAGGCCGCTTTCTATGAGAGCCGCGGTGCCGTGGAGGCTGCCGCCTCTCAGGTGGGAGAGTACGACGAGAAGGGGCGGTGGTACCGCTACTGA